A window of the Gemmatimonadales bacterium genome harbors these coding sequences:
- a CDS encoding GatB/YqeY domain-containing protein, with product MNGSLAERLRAALNAARKERDQDRTLLLSTILSDVRNREIELARPLDDADVVEVLRRGIKRRRESVEAYTAGKRQELADREAREVAALEAFVPPGLSDDEIRGAVREAIGSGAKDLGALMGKVMPLFKGRADGKTVNRIAREELAAAS from the coding sequence GTGAACGGTAGTCTCGCCGAGCGACTCCGCGCCGCGCTGAATGCGGCCCGCAAGGAACGCGATCAGGACCGCACCCTCCTCCTCTCCACCATTCTGTCGGACGTCCGGAACCGGGAAATCGAGCTCGCCAGGCCGCTCGACGACGCCGACGTCGTCGAGGTGCTGCGCCGCGGCATCAAGCGCCGCCGCGAGTCGGTGGAGGCGTACACCGCCGGCAAGCGCCAGGAGCTGGCCGACCGCGAGGCGCGGGAGGTCGCGGCCCTCGAGGCCTTCGTGCCCCCGGGCCTCTCGGACGACGAGATCCGCGGCGCCGTGCGCGAGGCGATCGGCTCCGGCGCCAAGGACCTGGGCGCGCTGATGGGGAAGGTGATGCCCCTCTTCAAGGGCCGGGCCGACGGCAAGACCGTCAACCGCATCGCCCGAGAGGAACTCGCCGCGGCGTCATGA
- the rpsU gene encoding 30S ribosomal protein S21 encodes MPEVIIHEDENFERALKRFKKKCEKAGILSDLRKHRHYEKPSERRKRKMNAARRKNRRSRSER; translated from the coding sequence ATGCCGGAAGTGATCATCCACGAAGACGAGAACTTCGAGCGCGCGCTCAAGCGTTTCAAGAAGAAGTGCGAGAAGGCGGGCATTCTCTCGGATCTTCGCAAGCATCGCCATTACGAGAAGCCGAGCGAGCGCCGGAAGCGGAAGATGAACGCTGCGCGCCGCAAGAACCGCCGCAGCAGAAGTGAACGGTAG
- a CDS encoding histidine triad nucleotide-binding protein produces MSTDCLFCRIVKGDATADVVYRTPTLVAIRDINPQAPTHVLVIPTEHVETLNDTADGDFLGGLLVAAAEVARRERLDVRGYRVVINNKAESGQTVPHIHLHVLGGRAMKWPPG; encoded by the coding sequence ATGAGCACCGACTGCCTCTTCTGCAGGATCGTCAAGGGCGACGCCACGGCCGACGTCGTCTACCGCACGCCGACGCTCGTCGCCATCCGGGACATCAACCCCCAGGCGCCGACCCACGTCCTCGTGATCCCGACCGAGCACGTCGAGACGCTGAACGACACGGCCGACGGCGATTTCCTGGGCGGCCTCCTGGTGGCGGCCGCCGAGGTGGCCCGGCGCGAGCGGCTGGACGTGCGCGGCTACCGCGTGGTGATCAACAACAAGGCCGAGTCCGGGCAGACGGTGCCGCACATCCACCTGCACGTGCTGGGCGGGCGGGCGATGAAGTGGCCGCCGGGCTAG
- a CDS encoding RsmE family RNA methyltransferase, which translates to MSLRGLAPPAATVVARGPFLAGGVVILDEAEAHHLAVRRVGDGALIRLVDGRGGVATARVSEENQVIVARVIATASIGAPPVTELLLGAGDRDRFLSAVEKATELGATRIVPVVSERAAGVATRFQAAHVERATARAREAVKQCGVSWAPAIGAPVALGEALRPHPAGVVRLVADLEGGPMPGLREGDAVQWLIGPEGGFSDAELMLVRSAGFRPVALGRATLRFDTAAAAALVVTWMMRGRGEA; encoded by the coding sequence GTGAGCCTGCGCGGTCTGGCGCCGCCCGCTGCGACGGTGGTCGCGCGCGGGCCGTTCCTGGCCGGCGGCGTCGTGATCCTGGACGAGGCCGAGGCCCACCACCTCGCCGTGCGCCGCGTCGGGGACGGCGCGCTGATCCGGCTGGTGGACGGGCGGGGCGGCGTGGCGACGGCGCGGGTGAGCGAGGAGAACCAGGTGATCGTGGCGCGGGTGATCGCGACCGCGTCCATCGGTGCGCCGCCCGTGACGGAGCTGCTGCTCGGCGCCGGCGACCGCGACCGCTTCCTGAGCGCGGTGGAGAAGGCGACCGAGCTCGGGGCGACGCGGATCGTGCCGGTGGTGAGCGAGCGGGCCGCGGGGGTGGCGACGCGCTTCCAGGCCGCCCACGTGGAGCGGGCGACGGCGCGGGCCCGGGAGGCGGTGAAGCAGTGCGGCGTCTCGTGGGCCCCGGCGATCGGGGCGCCCGTGGCGCTGGGGGAGGCCCTGCGGCCGCACCCGGCGGGCGTCGTGCGCCTGGTCGCCGACCTCGAGGGCGGGCCGATGCCGGGGTTGCGGGAGGGCGATGCGGTGCAGTGGTTGATCGGTCCCGAGGGCGGGTTCAGCGACGCGGAGCTGATGCTGGTGCGCAGCGCCGGCTTCCGTCCGGTCGCGCTGGGCCGGGCGACGCTGCGCTTCGACACCGCGGCGGCGGCGGCGCTGGTGGTGACGTGGATGATGAGGGGAAGGGGAGAGGCGTGA
- the dnaJ gene encoding molecular chaperone DnaJ, whose protein sequence is MWAGSVAGGARDAPGAGSASPGAMSDFYEVLGVPRNADEAALKRAYRKLAMQYHPDRNNGDRQAEAKFKELTEAYEVLRDPQKRALYDRYGEAGLRGGAGQAYGFHPFDLSEALNIFMRDFGGFGGFEEMFGGRVHGAQADRRGNDLKAAVSVSLVEVATGTKKTLKYKVLVPCETCGGSGAKPGTTPRTCQTCGGSGEVRRAQRSFFGQFVSVSPCPTCAGEGRVITEACPICRGDGRTRTDRTVTVEVPPGVSSSNYITMRRQGHAGPRSGPPGDLVVMLEVEEDDRFQRHGDDLIYDLPLSFSQAALGTEVAVPTPYGDESLAVPPGTQPGTVLRLKGRGLPHLGSGGKGDLHVRIGIWTPDRLTPEMERLFRELSHHEGEPPAGRVGRSFWDRMKDALGA, encoded by the coding sequence GTGTGGGCGGGTAGCGTCGCGGGCGGCGCGAGGGATGCGCCCGGCGCCGGCTCGGCTTCCCCCGGCGCGATGAGCGATTTCTACGAGGTCCTGGGCGTGCCGCGCAACGCCGACGAGGCGGCGCTGAAGCGTGCCTACCGCAAGCTGGCGATGCAGTACCATCCCGACCGCAACAACGGCGACCGCCAGGCCGAGGCGAAGTTCAAGGAGCTGACCGAGGCGTACGAGGTCCTGCGCGATCCCCAGAAGCGCGCCCTGTACGACCGGTACGGGGAGGCGGGCCTGAGGGGCGGGGCGGGCCAGGCCTACGGGTTCCACCCCTTCGACCTGTCGGAGGCGCTGAACATCTTCATGCGCGACTTCGGCGGGTTCGGCGGCTTCGAGGAGATGTTCGGGGGGCGGGTGCACGGCGCTCAGGCCGACCGGCGGGGCAACGACCTGAAGGCGGCGGTGTCGGTGAGCCTGGTGGAGGTCGCCACCGGAACCAAGAAGACACTGAAGTACAAGGTGCTGGTGCCGTGCGAGACGTGCGGCGGCTCGGGCGCGAAGCCGGGCACGACGCCGCGGACCTGCCAGACCTGCGGCGGCAGCGGCGAGGTGCGGCGCGCGCAGCGGTCGTTCTTCGGCCAGTTCGTCTCGGTCTCGCCGTGCCCGACCTGCGCCGGCGAGGGGCGCGTCATCACCGAGGCGTGTCCGATCTGCCGGGGCGACGGGCGGACGCGGACCGACCGGACCGTGACGGTGGAGGTGCCGCCGGGCGTGTCGTCGTCGAACTACATCACGATGCGGCGGCAGGGGCATGCCGGCCCGCGGAGCGGGCCGCCCGGCGACCTGGTGGTGATGCTGGAGGTCGAGGAGGACGATCGGTTCCAGCGGCACGGCGACGACCTGATCTACGACCTGCCGCTGTCGTTCAGCCAGGCGGCGCTCGGGACCGAGGTCGCGGTGCCGACGCCGTACGGGGACGAGTCGCTCGCCGTCCCGCCGGGGACGCAGCCCGGCACGGTGCTGCGGCTCAAGGGGCGGGGCCTGCCGCACCTGGGATCGGGCGGCAAGGGCGACCTGCACGTGCGGATCGGCATCTGGACGCCCGACCGCCTGACGCCGGAGATGGAGCGGCTGTTCCGGGAGCTGTCGCACCACGAGGGCGAGCCGCCGGCGGGGCGGGTCGGCCGGTCCTTCTGGGACCGCATGAAGGACGCGCTGGGCGCGTGA